One stretch of Pseudanabaena sp. ABRG5-3 DNA includes these proteins:
- a CDS encoding ParA family protein yields the protein MTKIIALFNQSGGVGKTSLTMNLGYQLAQRDRKVLLVDMDPQSSLTSFLGLDIYQLDKTIYQSITQYESLPIHHNIHGMDLVPSNIQLSAAEMELVLAEFREVRLKDAIATVQEQYDFILIDCPPSLAILSYISLIAATHVLVPIQTHYKSLVGCNLLLETVARVRQRANRNLKVAGFIPTMHEGQTLQAKTSLSTIQTQLSSIAPVYPPIPRTIAFPDSAQMHEPLGLHSPKHPVIDILNQITDSLEII from the coding sequence GTGACCAAGATTATTGCCCTGTTTAATCAGTCTGGTGGGGTTGGCAAAACCAGCCTAACTATGAATCTGGGATACCAACTCGCCCAACGCGATCGCAAAGTCCTGCTCGTCGATATGGACCCGCAATCATCATTAACATCATTTCTAGGACTTGATATTTACCAACTAGACAAGACCATTTATCAGTCCATCACCCAGTATGAAAGCTTACCAATTCATCACAATATTCATGGCATGGATTTAGTCCCATCCAACATTCAGTTGAGTGCTGCCGAGATGGAGTTGGTCTTAGCGGAGTTTCGAGAAGTGCGTCTCAAGGATGCGATCGCCACAGTCCAAGAGCAGTATGATTTCATTTTGATTGACTGTCCTCCCAGTCTCGCTATCCTCAGCTATATCAGTTTGATTGCGGCTACCCATGTGTTAGTACCGATTCAAACCCATTACAAAAGTCTAGTTGGATGTAACTTATTACTAGAAACCGTTGCGCGTGTCCGACAAAGGGCTAACCGTAACCTTAAAGTTGCGGGTTTTATTCCCACCATGCACGAAGGACAAACCCTGCAAGCAAAAACCAGCCTAAGCACTATTCAGACTCAATTATCATCAATTGCCCCTGTCTATCCTCCCATCCCAAGAACGATCGCCTTTCCCGACTCAGCGCAAATGCATGAACCCTTAGGATTACATTCCCCGAAACACCCAGTTATCGATATCTTAAATCAAATTACAGATTCATTGGAGATAATTTAA
- a CDS encoding DUF433 domain-containing protein → MNIKLVESLAQVIESLAPDEYSLLQEKLKSRAIQKTIGVCGGHARIRNTRIPVWTIISLQQQGADTPELLRNFPSLTADDLTNARFYYTTHQEEIDRAIASHQYEQEEAIIG, encoded by the coding sequence ATGAATATAAAACTAGTAGAATCCTTAGCACAAGTTATTGAATCCCTCGCACCAGATGAATATTCGCTATTGCAAGAAAAACTAAAATCTCGCGCAATCCAGAAAACCATCGGCGTATGTGGAGGTCATGCACGAATTCGCAATACCCGCATTCCCGTTTGGACAATCATCTCACTCCAACAACAAGGAGCCGATACCCCAGAACTTTTACGCAACTTTCCTTCATTAACCGCAGACGACCTGACCAACGCCCGATTCTATTACACTACACATCAAGAAGAAATCGATCGCGCGATCGCCTCTCACCAATACGAACAAGAGGAAGCGATCATTGGCTAG
- a CDS encoding YqaE/Pmp3 family membrane protein, producing MKLILGILLPPLGVFLAYGFSSTLLINIGLTLLGWIPGIIHAVWAISKQQEKQSSN from the coding sequence ATGAAACTAATTCTAGGCATTCTTCTTCCACCCCTTGGCGTTTTTCTGGCTTACGGATTTAGTAGCACTCTATTAATCAATATTGGACTAACTCTATTAGGGTGGATTCCTGGCATTATTCACGCTGTTTGGGCGATCTCTAAACAGCAAGAGAAACAGTCAAGTAATTAG
- the mntA gene encoding type VII toxin-antitoxin system MntA family adenylyltransferase antitoxin encodes MTTELSLADLQQRALIIGDRLPYLKFLVLFGSRARGDAYERSDWDFAMFCDEEARQKAIADQPYGFLAVHNAIEDCFDIGGERMDVVDVTRCSALIAHYVARDGQLLYERDIGTFEQFAKQALMSELELRVLQRSLREKVEISLRRRGYA; translated from the coding sequence ATGACAACTGAACTGTCTTTAGCTGATTTACAACAACGGGCGCTAATAATTGGCGATCGCCTGCCCTATCTGAAGTTTTTGGTGCTATTTGGCTCTAGAGCGAGGGGTGATGCCTATGAGCGCAGTGATTGGGATTTTGCGATGTTTTGCGATGAAGAGGCAAGGCAAAAGGCGATCGCGGATCAGCCCTATGGATTTTTGGCGGTGCATAATGCGATCGAGGATTGTTTTGATATTGGTGGTGAACGTATGGATGTGGTGGATGTGACGCGCTGCTCGGCGTTGATTGCTCATTATGTTGCTCGTGATGGTCAATTACTATATGAACGCGATATTGGTACATTTGAACAATTTGCGAAACAAGCATTAATGAGTGAGCTAGAACTCAGAGTTTTGCAAAGAAGTTTGCGGGAAAAGGTGGAAATATCTTTAAGGAGAAGGGGTTATGCCTAA
- a CDS encoding ParB/RepB/Spo0J family partition protein has protein sequence MASKRPLPAYQISNVRLLDELSPATNQTVKMDLIQLPIKQPRRYFDQQKMQQLVQSIQEHGILEPLLVRPLLNGQYELIAGERRFRAAQILGLDSVPIISKDVTDKEAIQIALVENLQREDLNPVEETEAILELLSLSLDVEISDITSTLNQAANAKKRGLALTDNVTRQLEAIESLLANVGRFNSESFRTNRLPLLNMPDDVLETLRQGKLEFTKARAIARIRDEVQRQELLEEAIAQNLSLAQIKTRIASIKSAKDATVTEPSLKDLMSEAFTAMKKSKVWDNPKKTKKLTKLLAEIEILIQDE, from the coding sequence ATGGCTAGCAAGCGACCTTTACCTGCATATCAAATTAGCAATGTGCGCCTATTGGATGAACTCTCTCCAGCAACTAATCAGACAGTTAAAATGGATCTGATTCAATTGCCAATTAAGCAGCCGCGACGATATTTTGATCAGCAAAAGATGCAGCAACTTGTGCAATCGATCCAAGAACATGGAATCTTAGAACCACTATTAGTTCGTCCTCTATTGAATGGGCAGTATGAATTAATTGCAGGAGAAAGAAGGTTTCGGGCTGCTCAAATTCTTGGACTAGATTCAGTACCGATCATCAGTAAAGATGTTACCGACAAAGAAGCGATTCAAATAGCGCTTGTCGAAAATTTGCAGCGTGAAGACTTAAACCCTGTCGAAGAAACCGAGGCTATTCTAGAGTTATTATCCCTTTCTCTTGACGTTGAGATTAGTGATATTACCTCCACCTTAAACCAAGCCGCCAATGCTAAAAAACGTGGTTTAGCGTTGACGGATAACGTTACCCGTCAACTTGAAGCGATTGAATCTTTGCTAGCTAATGTTGGCAGGTTTAATTCTGAATCCTTCCGCACAAACCGTTTACCGCTATTAAATATGCCTGATGACGTGTTAGAAACTTTGCGTCAGGGCAAGTTGGAATTTACTAAAGCGAGAGCGATCGCTCGTATCCGCGATGAAGTCCAACGGCAAGAATTGCTTGAAGAGGCGATCGCTCAAAATCTTTCTCTTGCCCAAATTAAGACTAGGATCGCGTCTATTAAATCTGCTAAAGATGCGACAGTAACCGAGCCTTCTCTCAAAGATTTGATGAGTGAAGCTTTCACTGCTATGAAAAAATCTAAAGTTTGGGATAATCCTAAAAAAACGAAAAAGCTTACCAAGCTACTAGCGGAAATCGAAATTTTAATTCAGGATGAGTAA
- a CDS encoding DUF5615 family PIN-like protein, which translates to MARFYSNENFAIDIVQILREYGHDVLTSYEAGQANQGIPDPEVLRFATNQNRILITFNRDDFIDLHRSGMNHSGIIICKDDRDYQGQAKFINDFLQSQTTELSDRLVRIQKQNQPKSSTPVFIIREY; encoded by the coding sequence TTGGCTAGATTCTATTCCAACGAAAACTTTGCGATCGACATTGTGCAAATCCTGCGCGAATATGGTCATGATGTACTTACCTCCTACGAAGCAGGACAAGCAAATCAAGGTATTCCCGATCCTGAAGTTCTAAGATTTGCCACAAATCAAAATCGAATTCTAATAACATTTAATCGTGATGATTTTATCGATTTACATCGTAGCGGGATGAATCATAGTGGCATTATTATTTGTAAAGATGATCGCGACTATCAGGGACAAGCCAAATTTATCAATGACTTTTTGCAATCTCAGACAACAGAACTTAGCGATCGCCTAGTTCGTATCCAAAAGCAAAATCAGCCCAAGTCAAGTACACCAGTATTTATCATTCGTGAATACTAA
- a CDS encoding XisH family protein, translating into MPAKDSIHDAVKEAVIKDGWEVTDDPYVISYGDRFLFVDLAASGFIGVRRGNKQIAIEIKQFRGQSQVVDLEQAIGQYSLYRILLNQIDPERDLYLAISEATYGDIFDEPIGKLAISEIPLKLVIVNLSTKEITQWIPSNPIRQ; encoded by the coding sequence TTGCCAGCTAAAGATTCCATTCATGATGCTGTAAAAGAAGCAGTTATCAAAGATGGATGGGAAGTTACTGACGATCCCTATGTTATTTCCTATGGCGATCGCTTTTTGTTTGTCGATCTTGCGGCAAGTGGCTTTATCGGTGTTCGGCGAGGAAATAAACAAATTGCGATTGAGATTAAGCAGTTTCGTGGTCAGTCTCAAGTTGTTGATTTAGAGCAAGCGATCGGGCAATATTCTTTGTATCGCATATTGCTTAACCAGATTGACCCAGAGCGTGATCTTTATCTGGCTATTTCTGAGGCGACCTATGGCGATATATTTGATGAGCCAATTGGTAAACTAGCGATCTCTGAAATCCCATTAAAACTTGTTATCGTAAATCTAAGTACTAAGGAGATAACTCAATGGATACCGTCAAATCCTATCAGGCAGTAA
- a CDS encoding histidine kinase: MSSLVKDKIKINLDRAKSQGKIRAEHIREIVKDAVVQTITELKEGSGEIGLIVKDAISTVIADLKVDLQGSDKENSEKITASIEGAIAGSTYQRQQAIADRRERLMAIQTQLDEQQEELDRESSAIMIDIKAVELTDPNSEEINLAVNTYQEHHDLGVLQEQYIKLKSQLTILDQKLADRYGDRYQEIKQQWEKAKTWYDQKKVEAKASGVIPLQQKQAEIDKNLGELGSVVARKEEQIKQGLKAILESKNSVTKR, from the coding sequence ATGTCTAGTCTAGTTAAAGACAAAATTAAAATCAATCTTGACAGAGCCAAGAGCCAAGGCAAGATTAGAGCCGAACATATTCGAGAAATTGTAAAAGATGCCGTTGTCCAAACCATCACTGAGCTAAAAGAAGGCTCAGGTGAAATTGGCTTGATTGTCAAAGATGCTATCTCTACAGTAATTGCTGATTTAAAAGTTGATTTACAGGGAAGTGACAAGGAAAACTCCGAAAAAATTACTGCGTCTATTGAAGGTGCGATCGCAGGCAGTACTTATCAGCGTCAACAGGCGATCGCCGATCGCCGAGAGAGACTAATGGCGATTCAAACTCAGTTAGATGAACAACAGGAGGAATTAGATCGCGAATCTAGCGCAATTATGATAGATATTAAAGCTGTGGAATTGACTGACCCCAATTCTGAAGAAATTAATCTAGCGGTCAATACCTATCAAGAGCATCACGATTTGGGTGTTTTACAAGAGCAGTACATCAAACTCAAGTCTCAACTGACGATTCTAGATCAGAAGTTGGCAGATCGTTATGGTGATCGCTATCAAGAGATTAAGCAACAATGGGAAAAAGCCAAAACTTGGTATGACCAGAAAAAAGTTGAAGCTAAAGCCAGTGGAGTCATTCCTTTACAACAAAAACAGGCTGAAATTGACAAGAATCTAGGTGAACTTGGTTCAGTAGTCGCTCGTAAAGAAGAACAAATTAAGCAGGGCTTAAAAGCAATTTTGGAAAGTAAAAATTCCGTTACTAAGCGGTAA
- a CDS encoding IS5 family transposase, with amino-acid sequence MKYETSQNLSREEFKRLFGVKRETFAQMMELMKQSAKSKGKGGVKAKLSLEDQILVTLQYWREYRTYFHIANDWEVSESTICRAVKKVENVLIKSEKFRLAGKKSLWQEQHPALIAIDVTETKVERPKHHQKRFYSGKKKHHALKAQLVVDLTNLKIICTAYGNGHQHDFSLFKASGVRFHSQTQGLADKGYQGLQNLHPNSLIPIKKPKNGSLSKDDKRFNRQLARQRIAIEHVNRRLKIFKILSLPYRNRRRRFGLRCNLIAAIYNFEVSLPASKNCSPLS; translated from the coding sequence ATGAAATACGAAACCAGTCAAAATCTATCAAGAGAAGAATTTAAACGCTTATTTGGCGTAAAAAGAGAAACATTTGCTCAAATGATGGAACTGATGAAACAATCCGCCAAAAGTAAAGGAAAAGGAGGTGTGAAAGCCAAACTAAGTCTCGAAGATCAAATCTTGGTTACTTTGCAATATTGGCGCGAATATCGTACCTATTTTCATATCGCTAACGATTGGGAGGTATCAGAATCAACGATCTGCCGTGCTGTCAAAAAAGTCGAAAATGTCTTAATTAAATCAGAGAAGTTTCGGTTAGCAGGAAAAAAGTCATTGTGGCAGGAACAACATCCTGCCCTAATTGCAATTGATGTAACTGAGACCAAGGTCGAACGACCCAAACATCACCAAAAACGTTTTTACAGTGGCAAGAAAAAGCATCATGCTCTCAAAGCTCAACTAGTGGTCGATCTGACTAATCTCAAGATTATTTGTACCGCTTATGGTAACGGTCATCAGCACGATTTTTCGTTATTCAAAGCCAGTGGAGTTCGTTTTCACTCTCAGACACAAGGTTTAGCGGATAAGGGTTATCAAGGTTTACAAAACTTGCACCCCAACTCGCTAATTCCTATCAAAAAGCCTAAAAATGGCTCTTTATCCAAGGACGATAAGCGGTTTAATCGCCAACTTGCTCGTCAACGTATTGCCATTGAGCATGTTAATCGCCGTCTGAAGATTTTTAAAATTCTTTCTTTGCCTTATCGTAACCGTCGTCGTCGTTTTGGCTTGCGTTGTAATTTGATTGCTGCCATTTATAACTTTGAAGTCTCTCTTCCTGCTTCTAAAAATTGCTCTCCTCTGTCTTAA
- a CDS encoding phage holin family protein produces the protein MIGYFLTVLATALGLLVVDTFVPGVDIANFPAALLAAVIIGFVNAFIRPVLQVLSLPLTFITLGLFSFVLNGILLWIASIIVPGFTMNGFLAFILAPIVLSFCSTFLNKYFAEKGVGRQEKR, from the coding sequence ATGATTGGCTACTTTCTGACCGTACTAGCGACAGCTTTAGGACTTCTCGTTGTCGATACATTTGTTCCTGGCGTAGACATTGCCAACTTCCCTGCGGCTCTGCTAGCAGCAGTTATCATTGGTTTTGTCAATGCCTTCATTAGACCAGTTTTGCAGGTTTTATCACTCCCCCTTACCTTCATTACTCTAGGATTATTTTCCTTCGTCCTGAATGGAATATTACTATGGATTGCCTCAATTATTGTTCCTGGATTTACGATGAATGGTTTCTTGGCATTTATCCTAGCTCCCATCGTTCTATCTTTTTGTAGTACTTTCCTAAATAAATACTTTGCGGAGAAAGGAGTTGGTCGTCAAGAGAAAAGATAA
- a CDS encoding YtxH domain-containing protein, with protein sequence MNHILDKHKSDHFNTPVKSLLNGVKKGLLFAFGFALVLMLQVTFFSSGAIASPLAGLFGNKVEEITQGVKTDMAIDKAAGITKEISRDLRDGRTDKVIDKLAETSKDFAKEAGNRAKELAQNVKEGTKENIGKAKEVAKDTKDKIGNGVDKAKKMASDRTNAVKDGAKDLPEKAGNKVDETIDSVKNFLGQ encoded by the coding sequence ATGAATCATATCTTAGACAAGCATAAATCTGATCATTTTAATACTCCAGTTAAGTCGTTGCTAAATGGTGTCAAGAAAGGACTTCTTTTCGCTTTTGGTTTCGCACTAGTTCTGATGTTACAAGTGACTTTCTTTAGTTCTGGAGCGATCGCTTCTCCATTGGCTGGCTTGTTCGGCAACAAAGTTGAAGAGATCACTCAAGGTGTGAAGACTGACATGGCGATCGACAAAGCCGCAGGTATCACCAAAGAAATCAGTCGAGATCTTCGTGATGGCAGAACTGACAAGGTGATTGATAAGCTTGCAGAGACCTCAAAAGACTTTGCCAAAGAAGCAGGAAATCGCGCTAAGGAATTAGCCCAAAATGTCAAGGAAGGGACAAAGGAAAATATTGGCAAAGCGAAGGAAGTCGCTAAAGATACCAAAGACAAAATTGGTAATGGTGTCGATAAAGCCAAGAAAATGGCAAGCGATCGCACTAATGCAGTTAAAGATGGAGCCAAAGACTTACCTGAGAAGGCTGGTAATAAAGTCGATGAAACTATTGATTCTGTCAAAAACTTCTTAGGACAGTAA
- a CDS encoding XisI protein — translation MDTVKSYQAVIKQVISEYAKLRPSHGNIHLEPIFDDVNSRYALMQFGWDRERRVRGNLIYVSIKDGKVLIEYDGIEGGITQDLIERGISENDIVLAFLPNFEAVGVK, via the coding sequence ATGGATACCGTCAAATCCTATCAGGCAGTAATCAAGCAGGTAATTAGTGAGTATGCTAAGTTGCGCCCTTCTCATGGCAATATTCATTTAGAGCCGATATTTGATGATGTGAATAGTCGCTATGCGCTGATGCAGTTTGGTTGGGATCGGGAACGGCGGGTGCGGGGTAATTTGATTTATGTGAGTATTAAGGATGGAAAAGTGCTAATTGAGTATGATGGAATTGAGGGGGGAATTACTCAAGATTTGATTGAAAGGGGAATTTCTGAGAATGATATTGTGCTTGCATTTTTGCCTAACTTTGAGGCTGTTGGGGTGAAGTGA
- a CDS encoding PRC-barrel domain-containing protein has protein sequence MRNGKGMIGKPIVAYDSGEEFKTIVDLIFDQEKNQLLGFLVDEGGWFSNALVLPLSKVRAIGADAVIVASRDTIDSASEFPEIQSILERDNILKGTRIMTVDGRDLGTMVDLYFDDTTGVIEGYEVSGGIFADAYSGRSFVPAPDTLKIGEDIAFVPSETADLMQEQVGGIRGAMNTASGKVQEMAQFTGEKAQEAAQFTGEKFQEATTFVGTSFTNAVVNPEEQEAFVLGKVAQETIETNDGIPLIREGQVVTQSHILAARTCHMTDNLYHVAGGSVKDRLGERLSGTVTGIGANIGIEQTQGRRVNKMIFMSEGSVVAVEGQIVTSRVIERAKTHHQEQALLEAVGLTTGDALRVTGSNVGQQVKDGAKGLWEQVKETATNLQEHGTQAIEDKRIKGALGRPVTRVILDRKDEVILNVGELITHQAIAISREADVLEVLLDSVYTEKPNLSLDDLRAPESGKAALN, from the coding sequence ATGCGTAATGGCAAAGGAATGATTGGTAAGCCTATAGTCGCCTACGACTCTGGCGAAGAGTTTAAGACAATTGTAGATTTAATCTTTGATCAGGAAAAGAACCAGCTATTAGGATTTCTTGTAGATGAAGGCGGATGGTTCAGCAATGCCTTGGTACTTCCTTTGAGTAAAGTTCGGGCAATCGGTGCTGATGCTGTAATTGTCGCTTCTAGAGATACTATAGATTCTGCTAGTGAATTTCCTGAAATCCAAAGTATTTTAGAGAGAGATAATATCTTAAAAGGTACGCGAATTATGACCGTTGATGGTCGTGATTTGGGGACAATGGTAGACCTTTATTTTGATGATACTACTGGTGTGATCGAAGGCTACGAGGTGTCTGGAGGCATTTTTGCAGATGCTTATTCGGGTCGCTCTTTTGTACCTGCCCCTGACACTCTTAAAATTGGTGAAGATATTGCATTTGTTCCTTCAGAAACTGCTGACCTCATGCAAGAACAGGTTGGTGGAATTAGAGGTGCGATGAATACCGCCAGTGGTAAAGTACAGGAAATGGCACAATTTACAGGGGAGAAAGCTCAAGAAGCAGCGCAATTTACAGGAGAAAAGTTTCAAGAAGCGACAACATTTGTAGGTACTAGCTTTACTAATGCTGTTGTCAATCCTGAAGAGCAAGAAGCTTTTGTACTGGGAAAAGTTGCCCAAGAAACTATAGAAACCAATGACGGTATACCTTTAATTCGCGAAGGACAGGTTGTTACTCAATCACATATCCTTGCGGCTCGGACCTGTCACATGACTGATAATCTCTATCATGTGGCAGGTGGTAGTGTTAAAGATAGATTAGGCGAAAGATTATCTGGAACCGTCACAGGGATCGGTGCAAATATTGGTATTGAACAGACCCAAGGTCGGCGAGTTAACAAAATGATTTTCATGTCCGAAGGTTCAGTTGTGGCAGTGGAGGGACAAATTGTAACTTCACGAGTAATTGAAAGAGCTAAAACTCATCATCAAGAACAAGCCCTATTAGAAGCTGTTGGGTTAACTACAGGTGATGCTTTGAGAGTTACTGGCTCTAATGTTGGACAACAGGTTAAGGACGGTGCTAAGGGACTATGGGAGCAGGTGAAAGAAACTGCAACTAATCTGCAAGAGCATGGAACTCAAGCTATTGAAGACAAGAGAATTAAAGGTGCTTTGGGTCGTCCTGTCACTCGCGTTATTCTCGATCGCAAGGATGAGGTGATTCTCAATGTTGGAGAATTAATTACACATCAGGCGATCGCTATTTCCCGTGAAGCTGATGTCCTAGAGGTCTTGCTGGACTCAGTGTATACCGAAAAACCTAATCTGTCTTTAGATGATTTACGCGCTCCTGAATCTGGCAAAGCAGCTCTAAATTAA
- a CDS encoding DUF4365 domain-containing protein — MDNFPIFSGSAQKGELGIVLVSRLFSEEFKWIFRRVHQEDDFGIDGFVDIVNDNNQVTGRSFAVQVKCGDSYFKESKYNEYWYLGNNKHLNYLLNHPVPVVIIIVNPNNKQMFWSVFNINETEDYSSGWRMPIPKSQMLTLDAKASLKQLVGEEKDYTDDIDCYRKMNIGLSKADLIDYPITREAVESHDFLWTTKFFDRLLVNSITARRCQGCASFYISGYDSDPRALYEIPEVRHYLQQLESMPWFYFLNPHPITRSLQILMFSICNIQIKGNYVYVDPDDKIAFLNRNFARLSIITNKLGLSLEENQKISNSIVEYFFQNT; from the coding sequence ATGGATAATTTTCCAATATTTTCAGGCTCTGCTCAAAAAGGAGAATTAGGTATAGTTCTTGTCTCCCGTCTATTTTCTGAGGAATTTAAATGGATATTTCGTCGTGTGCATCAAGAAGATGACTTTGGAATTGATGGATTTGTAGATATTGTTAATGATAACAATCAAGTAACTGGACGTTCATTTGCAGTTCAGGTTAAGTGTGGAGATAGTTATTTTAAAGAATCCAAATATAATGAATATTGGTATCTAGGAAATAATAAGCACTTAAATTATTTATTGAATCATCCAGTTCCAGTGGTTATAATTATTGTCAATCCAAACAATAAACAAATGTTTTGGAGCGTTTTCAATATTAATGAGACTGAAGATTACAGCAGTGGTTGGAGAATGCCAATTCCAAAATCACAAATGCTAACGCTAGACGCTAAGGCATCTCTTAAACAACTTGTAGGTGAAGAGAAAGACTATACCGATGACATTGATTGTTACAGGAAAATGAACATAGGATTAAGTAAAGCAGATCTCATTGACTATCCAATTACTCGTGAAGCAGTTGAATCTCATGACTTTCTCTGGACAACTAAGTTTTTTGATCGATTGCTAGTTAATTCTATTACAGCTCGAAGATGTCAGGGTTGTGCAAGTTTTTATATTTCAGGCTATGATTCAGATCCTAGAGCGCTCTATGAAATTCCAGAGGTTCGCCATTATCTGCAACAACTTGAATCTATGCCTTGGTTCTACTTCTTAAATCCTCATCCTATTACAAGGAGTTTACAAATACTCATGTTTTCTATTTGTAATATTCAAATAAAGGGAAATTATGTGTATGTCGATCCAGATGACAAAATTGCATTTTTAAATAGAAATTTTGCTAGATTAAGCATTATTACTAACAAACTGGGGCTTTCATTAGAAGAAAATCAAAAAATATCAAATTCAATAGTTGAATATTTCTTTCAGAATACATAA
- the hepT gene encoding type VII toxin-antitoxin system HepT family RNase toxin, giving the protein MPKIEPEVIAAKLEFMNRYLDRLEEFSNIALTDYLESPNTQSLVERFLQLIAETGNDANRHILKGLGREQPKQNRDTPIAIAQAGVIDHDLAGRLSQSIGLRNMIVHLYDEIDPTVVHGAISKTLRDYSMYQVQINNYLDLLEKNNDV; this is encoded by the coding sequence ATGCCTAAGATTGAGCCTGAGGTTATTGCAGCAAAGCTAGAGTTTATGAATCGCTATCTTGATCGATTGGAAGAGTTTTCTAATATTGCTCTAACAGATTATCTGGAATCTCCAAATACGCAGTCATTAGTTGAAAGATTTTTACAACTCATTGCTGAAACTGGAAACGATGCAAATCGCCATATTTTGAAAGGTTTAGGAAGGGAGCAACCTAAACAAAATCGAGATACTCCAATCGCGATCGCTCAGGCGGGTGTGATCGATCATGATTTGGCTGGGAGGCTTTCTCAATCTATTGGTTTACGAAATATGATTGTGCATCTTTACGATGAAATCGATCCAACTGTGGTTCATGGTGCAATCTCGAAAACTTTGAGGGATTACTCAATGTATCAGGTGCAGATTAATAACTACTTAGATTTGTTGGAGAAAAATAATGACGTTTAA